A single genomic interval of Helianthus annuus cultivar XRQ/B chromosome 6, HanXRQr2.0-SUNRISE, whole genome shotgun sequence harbors:
- the LOC110918963 gene encoding L-ascorbate peroxidase, cytosolic, translated as MGKSYPCVSEEYKKAVDKARKKLRGFIAEKRCAPLMLRLAWHSAGTFDVNTKTGGPFGTMRYKAELSHGANNGLDIAVRLLEPIKEQFPILSYGDFYQLAGVVAVEVTGGPEVPFHPGREDKEEPPVEGRLPDATKGNDHLRDVFVKTMGLEDIDIVTLSGGHTLGAAHKERSGFEGPWTPNPLIFDNSYFTELLAGEKEGLLKLPTDKALLEDPVFRPLVEKYAADEDAFFADYAVSHMKLSELGFADA; from the exons ATGGGAAAGAGCTATCCATGTGTTAGTGAGGAGTACAAGAAGGCTGTTGATAAAGCCAGGAAGAAGCTCAGAGGATTCATTGCTGAGAAGAGATGTGCTCCTTTGATGCTCCGTCTTGC ATGGCACTCTGCTGGTACTTTTGACGTGAACACCAAAACCGGAGGTCCTTTTGGTACCATGAGGTACAAGGCTGAGCTAAGCCATGGTGCCAACAACGGTCTTGACATTGCTGTCAGGCTGCTGGAGCCTATTAAGGAGCAATTCCCCATCCTCTCATATGGTGATTTCTATCAG TTGGCTGGTGTTGTTGCTGTCGAAGTTACCGGAGGACCTGAAGTTCCTTTCCATCCCGGAAGAGAG GACAAAGAAGAGCCACCAGTTGAAGGCCGTCTTCCTGACGCAACAAAGG GAAACGACCATCTGAGGGATGTGTTTGTTAAGACCATGGGCCTTGAAGATATCGACATTGTAACTCTATCTGGTGGCCATACTCTG GGAGCTGCCCACAAGGAGCGATCTGGATTCGAGGGACCATGGACTCCCAATCCTCTTATCTTCGACAACAGCTACTTCAC TGAACTTCTTGCTGGTGAGAAAGAGGGGCTCCTGAAGCTACCCACCGACAAAGCTCTTCTTGAGGACCCTGTATTCCGACCGTTGGTTGAGAAATATGCTGCT GATGAGGATGCATTCTTTGCTGATTATGCAGTTTCACACATGAAACTCTCCGAGTTGGG ATTTGCTGATGCCTAA